The following nucleotide sequence is from Candidatus Zixiibacteriota bacterium.
TTGGCTGGCGGCGCTGACTGTCATGGTCGCCGGTGGCGTGGTGATCTCCCAGTTCAATCAAATCGAAGCCGGATTCGACGGCATGGTCTTGGCCGACCGATTCGCGCACCTGATGCGCTTGGTCATCTATCTCGGGACGCTGCTGGCTCTGCTGACGGCAATCGGAGCTTGGAACGCGCGCGGATCGTCATCAGTCTTCGGTGCCGAACACTACGGGCTGCTGCTCATCGCCGTCGTGGGAATGGACCTGCTGGTCCTCAGCGCCGATATGACGATTCTGTTTCTGGGCCTGGAAATCCTCTCCATACCGCTGTATGGCATGGCAGCGGGACGGCTTGGTTCGGATCGGTCGGTCGAGGCGGGCGCGAAGTATTTTCTCAATGGGGCGTTCGCGTCCGGATTCGTGCTCTTCGGTATCGCGCTGGTCTACGGCGCGGCCGGCACATTCTCCTATGAACAGATTGGCCGCACGCTGCTGCTGGATGGCGATGCCACGGCGCCGTTGTGGTGGATCGGCGGATTGCTCATCGCGGTCGGCTTCTTCTTCAAGATCGCCGCGGCGCCGTTTCATGCGTGGGCGCCCGACGTCTACACGGGTGCGCCGACTCCGACTGTGGCATTCTTCGCGGCCGCTCCCAAGGTTGCGGCGCTCGGCCTGCTCGTACGGCTGACGCAGACAATGTTCGTCGATCTGCCGATGCAGCAATTGTTGTGGGGGGTCGCCTGGCTCTCGATGCTGGTCGGCAACCTGCTGGCGCTGCGTCAACGTGAGCTCAAACGCCTCTTGGCGTACTCCGGCATCGCGCACATGGGATATGCGCTCGTAGCGCTCGTGGCCGGCGGCAGCGGTGCGGTCGGCGCGATCGGATTCTACCTGCTCGGTTACACCGGCATGGCGGTCGGCAGCTTTGCGGTGGCCTGTGCGGTCGGTTACGACGGAGGGGAAGTCACCCTCGAGCGGCTCGCCGGTTTGGGCAAACGCCAGCCGTGGACCGCGGCGATGATGTCGGTCTTCATGTTTGCACTGGCGGGCATTCCACCGACGGTCGGGTTTGTCGGCAAATTCGTTCTCTTCAGCGAGGCGGTCGGGGCCGGGCACTGGCCGCTCGTGATCTGGGCCGTGCTGTTTTCCGCGTTGTCACTGTACTATTACCTGCGCGTCGTCGTGGCAATGTGGATGTGGGAGGCAACCGAGGACACGGTCGAATCCTCGGCCGGACATGCCGCACTGCGCCCGGTGCTGGTGCTCGCTTCGCTCATTACGCTCATTCCCGGCGTGTTCCCTCAATATTTTCTCGCGGTAGCGTCAAAGTCGCTTTTCTGGCTATCTTAGTGCCGGCTCGACCATCCGGCCCCCGGCTCCAATGAACCGGGCCTTGGCTCGTATGCATTTGTGACGTAGTATTTGCCCACATGACCGACAACGGCCACAACACTCCGCGCGCGCACGTCGTCTCGCTGTTTTCCGGCGGACTGGACTCATGCCTGTCGGTGCTCTTGATGCTCCGGCAGAATGTGAGGGTCACGGCGTTGACCTTCATGACTCACTTCGGCTGCGACCTCTCGGATCGTTCATCCTGCTCGTCGAATCCATACCCCGCCGCGCGACAATTCGGCTTCGATGTCAAACTCGTACATCTGGCCGACAAGTTCGTCAAAATCGTGCAGAATCCGGTCTACGGTTACGGCAAGAACATGAATCCATGTGTCGACTGTCGCATTCTGATGCTGACCGAAGCGAAGGAATACATGGAGATGGTCGGCGCCGATGCGATCGTCACCGGCGAAGTCCTGGGGCAGCGGCCGTTTTCACAATTACGTCCCAAGCTGGCGCTGACCGAAAAGCAGGCGGGTTTGCAGGGGCGCCTGCTGCGCCCCCTGTCGGCCAAGCTGCTGCCTCCGACACTTCCCGAGCTCGACGGACGCATCGACCGCTCGCAGCTTGAGGCGATTTCCGGACGCACGCGCAAGCGCCAATTCGAAATGGCCGCCGAATTCGGACTGGAGCACTTCCCGACACCGGCGTCCGGATGCCTGCTGACCGACCCGGAGTATTCCCGCAAGCTGCGCGATCTGCTGGCCCATTCGCCGCACATCAACTTCACCGATCTGAATCTGTTGCAATCGGGACGGCACTTCCGTTTGTCACCCGACACGAAAATCGTGGTCGGACGCGACGAGAACGATAATTGCAAACTTGAGGCATATCTCGAACCGGGGGACTGGCGTGTCGAGGTGCTCGGTGTCGGTTCTCCCGTGACCGTCGTGCGGGGCACTCCGACGGCTGCGGAACTGGAAATGTCGGCCGCGATTACCGCGCGCTACTCCGATCGGAAGTCCGAGAAATCCGTCGAGGTCACTGTGATACACAATGGCGACAGTAAGACTCTTCGTGTTCCGCCTGCCGATGAGGCGCTGCTTGAATCGGTGCGGTTGAAGTGACCCCCGGTCGAACCCGCGTCACGTCGCCGATGTGTCGGCCGCCCGTTCCGCGCGCAGCCATCCCACCAGAAGGATCGTCACTGAAATGACCAGACCGGGGAAGATCGGTTCGGCTGACAGCGGATAGCTCCCGTAGAGGCCTCTCCACAAGACCCAGATTCCCGACACTGCGCCCGGCGCGACAATCCAAATGACCACGGCGGGCGCCGTGAGTGTTGGCCGCTTACTGTAGAACGTCAACAGTACGGGCAGCAGGAGCATCGGCACACCGATCGATCCCAAATCGCGCCAGATCGAAATCACCGATCGTGACAACAGCGCCAATGCCACAGCACCGATTGCCGCGACGACGATTGCATAGCGCGTAGCCGTTCGGATTCCGCGCTGCGTCAACGGTTTGACACGGGCGATCAGATCGTACCCGAGTGCGACCGCCGCGATGAACATGTAGGAATCGACCGTCGAAACGACCGTGGCGAGTAACCCGACGAAGAACAACCCGGCGATGCCCGGCGGCAGCACGAGCGACGCCAGCGCCGGATACGCCATCTGCGGCGTCTCCAGGTCGGTCAGCGCCGCGCGCGCATACAGACCGGTCGTTGTTGTCATGAAATCGAAAACGATCCAAAAGGCGATCGACCAGAAGATGCCGCGACGCGCAGTCCCCACCGTGCGGGTCGCGTAGCAGCGTTGATAGAACGCCGGTTCGACCAATGTCGCCAGCGCGATGAAGTACCACGACAGGACAAACCATCCCGAATTGCCGCCGTGCCAGGTCAGATGCGTTGCGGGCAGACTCTCCGCGAGGTACGACCAGCCGCCGTAGTGGCCGATTGCAAACGGCAGGATCAGAGCGAATCCGCCGAACATACACAAAAACTGCAGAATGTCGGCACGGATCGCCGCGCGAAATCCCCCGGTCAGCAGGTAGACGATCGAAACTAAGGCCCCGACCGATGCGCCGATCCACAACGGCCATCCCAGCAAAAGCCGCACAAGATCCCCGAGCATCAGCACGTAGGCCGCCGGCACCGTCATGACAAACACGACCAACGCGCCCGCCACGGCAGCACCCCGACCGTACGCCTGCTGCAGATGGTCAGGTAGCGAGACAAACTGCGTTTCGCGCGCCTTTCTCGCCAGAAAAAGCGCAAAGACAGCCGCCCACAGGTAATAGGGCAGCCCGAATACCAGCCAATTGGAAATGCCGTACAAATACGAATACTCACCGACGCCGAGAATGCCGCCGTACCATGTCGACACGAGAGAAGCGACAAACGCCGGCAGCGTCAGCCGACGGCCGCCGATCAGGTAGTCGGCTGCGTCGGGCGTGGAACGGTCCCTGCGGGATCGACGGAATCCGATATACCCCTGGACGACAAAGAACGCCCCGATGATGACCCAGTCGACCGGATGGAGAGACACCGTCATCGTCTGTGCTGCGCAGCCCGATCACAGGACCGCGCGCAGTCCCGCGAAAAAGTTCCGCTTCGCCGCCGGGATAAAGAGGTAGTCGCCGTCCCAGTATCCGCCGGCTTCATATTCGGCATCGAACACGTTGTTGACATGGATATACGCGCTCACGCCGGGCCAGCCGACCAGTTTCTGCAGCTTCGCTTCACCGCGGAGGTTGAAGACTGTGCGCGCGTCGATGAGCGATGCGTCCTCGTTGGAGTTGTCGATGAAAATGGGTCCGACGTGATAGATGTGCGCCGACAAGCCGATGTACGGGTGTTCGTAGTTGGCACGCACATTCGCCAGGCGATTCGGAAAGAGCGCAAGCGTCTTCCCCGACAGATCGACAACCGAACCCTCGCCGGTGTCGTAGTCGTACAGATACAGATCGAATTCATCGAAACTGTTGTCCGATAGCGACAGGTTCCCGGAAACGGAGAGACCCTGCCCCAAATCGGCATTGGCCGACAGCTCGATCCCTTGATGGGTCGACCGCGGCGCGTTGGCCCGAATCGGCACCCCGTCATCGTTGATCTGTCCGTTGAACACGATCTCATCGTGGAAGCGCATGTGGAACAAATTGATCTCCGCCCGCCAGTGCGGCTGATTCAGTGAGGCGCCCAACTCGAAGTCCAGCAACCGCTCCGGCTTCATGATCGGGTCGTGTCCTTCGATCGTTCCGTCTGCCAGCGTTGCCGTATCGTCGAAGAAGTCTGCAACGTTGGCGTAGTAGTCCTGCACGTCGAAGATTTCGTCGTTGGTCGGTTCCTGCTCATTATAACTCACGCTGCCGAACATGCTCGCCCGGGCGTGTGGCCGAGCGGTGATTCCCAGGCGCGGTGAGATGAAATGATAGTCGGTCGTGTGCGTCACTCGCTGTCCCCAAATGTTCGGGAATCCGTCGTCGTAGCGCTCGTAACGTTTGAATGCGTATGACACAGCGCCCGTCAATGTCACTTCCGGAAACGGCGTCAGGATCTCCTGTCCGAACAACGACGCCACCGTCTGGGCGCCTTTGTACGAATAGTATCGCTGGTCCGGGACAAAGTCCTCCGGGGCGGGATTAGCCGATTTGACTTCGCCCCAGTGATCGGCGGTCAATCGCCTCAGCTCGGCGCCGAAGCTCAGTGTTCCATAGTCGTGATGGTGTGTGGCGCGCGGCACAATCCCCCAAAAGTCATTCTCAACCCAGCGTCGCCGTACCAGTTGTTCGGCGAGATCGATCAGAACGGTATCGATCTTGATCTCGCCGTTGTCGTCATTCACCTCGATGTCCATAAACGGCGTCAACTGGTACTCGCCGAAGTCGCGGTCGAACCGCCGCTGATCGTAGAAACCTTCGCCCTTGATGTAGTAGAGCGTGTTTTCCAGCGTCCACTGGTCACTGGGACGAAACTCGGTGAGCCATTGGTACTGCGGCTGATTGAAGTTGTCGGTTTCGCCGCCCCACAGAATGGGATTGAAACGCCGATCGCCTTCGGCAACACCGCTCGGCGAGATGGTCCCGCCGTCGATCTCCCACACAAATGACGTGTCCCCGTCAATGAATCGGCGCGGAATCCCCTGATAAGCCAGATGCGTCTGTTCGGGACCGCCGAAAACATACAGCCGATTGGTCCATTGCGCGTCATGTCGCGCCGCACCCAGGAAGTATGACCACAGATCGGTCCAGGCGTTGTCACGGTAACCTTCGGAGACGATCCGCGAAAACCGGCCGTAGACCGCATGCTGGCCGTCGATCAGTCCCGAATTCAGCGCGACGCTGAATTTGCGGGTATCATACGATCCGAAACCGGAATTGACCACAATGCGCCGCGGCCCCGTCAATTGGTCGGTCACCAGATTGACCGTACCCCCGATGGAGTTTGATCCATACAGCGTCGTGCCGACGCCGCGCTGAAGCTGCACGTCCTCGACGCTCTCCAGCAAGTCGGGCAGGTCGATCCAGTAAACCTCGTGCGATTCGGGATCGTTGAGAGGAACACCGTTGATGAGCACCGAAACCCGCCGCTGCGCAAATCCGCGCACGAACAGGTATGAATACCCGATTCCGTTGCCGTTGTCCGAGTACGCATACACGCCCGGCGATTCGGTCAACACCATGGGCACGTCCTGTGCGTGGTAGGTCCGCCGGATTTCTTCCTGCGTGATGTTGTCGAACGCGACCGGCGATTGCCCGCGCACAGCCCGATGCGACGTGACCACGACCTCTTCGCCGGACAGCACGGTCGGCTCGATTTCGATCCTGAGGACATCGGGTCCCGGGACAACCGACAACGTCCTGGTGGCGTACCCGACATGACGGATTTCAATCCCAAATGCCCCCTCTGCAACATCCTTGAACAGGAACTCTCCGTTGCGATCCGCCGCCAACGATTGTTGCGCATCGACGATAGTGACCGTGGCCGCTGGGACGGGCCGGCCGCTGGCCGCGTCGATAATGACACCGCGCAGTTGTGCCGCGTCGGCGATTGATGCGAGTATCAGCGGAGCGAGGCAGCCCGTAAAAGCGATTCTGACTCGTTGGCCGAACTGGGCAAACATCACGTACTCCTTTCGGGGCCCGAATAGCAAAACGGCCGTTTCCGGGACGGGAAACGGCGCGGTCTGAAGCGGCACGGCTGTCTGTCCGTACCGCCGCCTGGTCCGTTCCCTACGCCGGCATTACCCGGATCAGGTTCGAAGGGTGTTGTCTCAGGCCCCTTTGATGGGACCACCCCGCGAACACAGGCAAGTCCACAATAGAAAACTTCACGAGGCGACGCAAGCCGATTTGGGGTCAACGCTTCCCGCCCGTCACGGTGTCGGGTATATTGTCGTGCCCCACACGGTGATAACGATGCGCATCCACGGGCTGTTCGAAATCCTCAAACGATTCGCCGCCGAAACACAGGCCCTGGCGGGGTACTCCGTGCGCCTGGCCGTTCGGCTGATCGGGCGCCCGTTTTATGTCGCCGAAACGCTCGACCAGATGTACTTCCTCGGAGTCGGCTCTTTGTTCCTTGTCGTATTGACCGGAATCTTCGCCGGTCAGGGGCTGGCGCTGCAATTCTCCATCGAGTTGGCGGAGTTTGGCTCGAAAAACTATCTGGGCCGTGTTATGGTCATCGCCATCGTCCGCGAGCTTGGACCCGTATTGACGGGGTTGATGGTCGCCGCGCGCGTCGCCGCCGGGATCACCGCCGAAATCGGATCGATGAAATCGTCGGAGCAGATCGATGCGCTGGTCGCGTTCGGAGTCGACCCGATCCGACGACTCGCGGTGCCCCGTTTCTGGGCCATCCTGCTGATGTTGCCGATCCTCACGATTTGCTGCGATTTTGTCGCCATCGTGGGCGGCTGGGTCATCGCCGTCTACATCGCGCACATCTCCAGCACGGCGTACTGGACCAACATCATCAGCAAGTTGTCGCTGGGAAACTTCGTCATCGGACTGGGGAAGCCGTTTTTATTTGCTGTGATCATCTCGACCATCTCAACCTTCATGGGGTTCCGGACCATGGGCGGCACACGC
It contains:
- a CDS encoding NADH-quinone oxidoreductase subunit N, with protein sequence MNISAILPEVVLAIGAALVMTIDAMTGGRRNIGWLAALTVMVAGGVVISQFNQIEAGFDGMVLADRFAHLMRLVIYLGTLLALLTAIGAWNARGSSSVFGAEHYGLLLIAVVGMDLLVLSADMTILFLGLEILSIPLYGMAAGRLGSDRSVEAGAKYFLNGAFASGFVLFGIALVYGAAGTFSYEQIGRTLLLDGDATAPLWWIGGLLIAVGFFFKIAAAPFHAWAPDVYTGAPTPTVAFFAAAPKVAALGLLVRLTQTMFVDLPMQQLLWGVAWLSMLVGNLLALRQRELKRLLAYSGIAHMGYALVALVAGGSGAVGAIGFYLLGYTGMAVGSFAVACAVGYDGGEVTLERLAGLGKRQPWTAAMMSVFMFALAGIPPTVGFVGKFVLFSEAVGAGHWPLVIWAVLFSALSLYYYLRVVVAMWMWEATEDTVESSAGHAALRPVLVLASLITLIPGVFPQYFLAVASKSLFWLS
- a CDS encoding sodium:solute symporter family protein, whose protein sequence is MTVSLHPVDWVIIGAFFVVQGYIGFRRSRRDRSTPDAADYLIGGRRLTLPAFVASLVSTWYGGILGVGEYSYLYGISNWLVFGLPYYLWAAVFALFLARKARETQFVSLPDHLQQAYGRGAAVAGALVVFVMTVPAAYVLMLGDLVRLLLGWPLWIGASVGALVSIVYLLTGGFRAAIRADILQFLCMFGGFALILPFAIGHYGGWSYLAESLPATHLTWHGGNSGWFVLSWYFIALATLVEPAFYQRCYATRTVGTARRGIFWSIAFWIVFDFMTTTTGLYARAALTDLETPQMAYPALASLVLPPGIAGLFFVGLLATVVSTVDSYMFIAAVALGYDLIARVKPLTQRGIRTATRYAIVVAAIGAVALALLSRSVISIWRDLGSIGVPMLLLPVLLTFYSKRPTLTAPAVVIWIVAPGAVSGIWVLWRGLYGSYPLSAEPIFPGLVISVTILLVGWLRAERAADTSAT
- a CDS encoding TonB-dependent receptor encodes the protein MFAQFGQRVRIAFTGCLAPLILASIADAAQLRGVIIDAASGRPVPAATVTIVDAQQSLAADRNGEFLFKDVAEGAFGIEIRHVGYATRTLSVVPGPDVLRIEIEPTVLSGEEVVVTSHRAVRGQSPVAFDNITQEEIRRTYHAQDVPMVLTESPGVYAYSDNGNGIGYSYLFVRGFAQRRVSVLINGVPLNDPESHEVYWIDLPDLLESVEDVQLQRGVGTTLYGSNSIGGTVNLVTDQLTGPRRIVVNSGFGSYDTRKFSVALNSGLIDGQHAVYGRFSRIVSEGYRDNAWTDLWSYFLGAARHDAQWTNRLYVFGGPEQTHLAYQGIPRRFIDGDTSFVWEIDGGTISPSGVAEGDRRFNPILWGGETDNFNQPQYQWLTEFRPSDQWTLENTLYYIKGEGFYDQRRFDRDFGEYQLTPFMDIEVNDDNGEIKIDTVLIDLAEQLVRRRWVENDFWGIVPRATHHHDYGTLSFGAELRRLTADHWGEVKSANPAPEDFVPDQRYYSYKGAQTVASLFGQEILTPFPEVTLTGAVSYAFKRYERYDDGFPNIWGQRVTHTTDYHFISPRLGITARPHARASMFGSVSYNEQEPTNDEIFDVQDYYANVADFFDDTATLADGTIEGHDPIMKPERLLDFELGASLNQPHWRAEINLFHMRFHDEIVFNGQINDDGVPIRANAPRSTHQGIELSANADLGQGLSVSGNLSLSDNSFDEFDLYLYDYDTGEGSVVDLSGKTLALFPNRLANVRANYEHPYIGLSAHIYHVGPIFIDNSNEDASLIDARTVFNLRGEAKLQKLVGWPGVSAYIHVNNVFDAEYEAGGYWDGDYLFIPAAKRNFFAGLRAVL
- a CDS encoding ABC transporter permease translates to MRIHGLFEILKRFAAETQALAGYSVRLAVRLIGRPFYVAETLDQMYFLGVGSLFLVVLTGIFAGQGLALQFSIELAEFGSKNYLGRVMVIAIVRELGPVLTGLMVAARVAAGITAEIGSMKSSEQIDALVAFGVDPIRRLAVPRFWAILLMLPILTICCDFVAIVGGWVIAVYIAHISSTAYWTNIISKLSLGNFVIGLGKPFLFAVIISTISTFMGFRTMGGTRGVGRSTTNSVVACSITILFVNFLFTRLIVPQLKGLL